The segment TTAGCGGCGATGTTTATATAGAAGAAAAATGTCCCCATGCGGCTTCATGCCAGATCAGGAAAGCAATGAGCAACACCAGTAGCTGTTATTTTTAGACACTGTTAAAGCTGCTCTCcgtcacatttatttttgtttttgttgttgttgttgtttccttaAACAAGTTTCCAGTCAGGCAGCTTGCTGGAGGCCTCGTAGCGGCAgtgatgtgagtgtgagtgtgtaaatCCTTTACCTGAGAAGCCGGTCAGATCCATGGCTTTGAGGTTGGTGGCCTTGATGATTGTGGCGGTGAGCCTGCCTGCAGTGGGCAGGTAACACAGCGAGAAATTAAGCTCCCCGAGATCAGCCTTCTCCTGCGggtcaacacagacacacacaggaaagggATCAGTGACGCAGCAGCAACTAACAGATGTAGTTAGcaatctttatatatatattatgctTGTCTTTTGCCTGAAAAGAGCTACAGTAAATCTGACAGACGGCGTTGAAAGCGGCGTCACTGTAAATGAATCATACGCCGATCTGCTGATGGCCCCCCCGAGCCGAGGAAAGTGCTAAGCGGAGGTGACGATTCTCCTGGCCTTTTTATATCGCTCCCTCCACTCCCATCCACTGATCTCACCCTAACCCTCGCTGCCTGTGGCGGTGCGGTAATGACACCGGTGGTATTCAGGTCACACTGTGGCGTGATGACTCCTCACTGGTTTTGAGCCCCACAAATCAATACTGCCCCGAGTGAGGCAGTGAAATCCACCAAGAGGCCGATGTTTTAAATTTGTCCAATAGATGAAACAGCcatgccaattttttttttttaaactttgctcTATCTAATTTGCTAATAGCCGTCTGTGAATATTGCATATAAATCTGCTTGGACAGTGCTTGATATAAAGTTTGGATGTGGCCAGCGGtgaatttccagtcatccatctgagctgttttgtttttttgttttttacattacCATTCTCTGAATTAATCTACACTGCAGGTTATTTCCAGTCTGCAGCCGCTCTGCACAGAGTGTTCATCCAAAGACAAGGATCAAACTTCACTCTGAAACTTTGCTGCAGTTTTGGGATATTTGTGGCTTGAATGCTAAAAGTTTTTTATATCGAGGTGTGTTTGGGATCTCAGCGACTCACAGACTGTTAAAAACAGATGTTTACAAACTGAAGAGCCTTAAATCTAATGACTGGTTGTGAAAAGAAGCCAGATTgtgctgaagtctatgggaaattggccctcctcctccctgatttatcagctcagtaaacattttctttatgagtttctggtctcagtctctagtttcaagtcttcaacaTGACgttcatttttaaacaatgagGAAAATAAACTCAATTatgatagagtacagagcaggtcggATCAGTTCTCGTTTCAGGACAGCAGCTCAAAAAGAGACAGGCAACGCCACGGTGAGTTGACACCTATTGTTAACGGACTCGGGGGGTTGCCAGAGGCTCGGTGGTTCGGGTGGATGCCTCATCAGTGCAAATACTTAAAGTAGAGTCTCCTCTTCCCTGCGTGTCATTTTCCATTCCTGTCCTGTTGAATAATACAGGCATGAAATGAAGGAACCGAGCAAAGTTGGTTTTTGAATATTGAATGCTTCTATTTCCAAATTTGTACTTTTGCACAAATCAAAATGGCCGTCAGTTGTTGAGCAATAAcaggatgaggagagcagaACATTTAGTGTAATCGATAATCTGAGACATAAACATGTCTCTTTCTCCAGCTGTCAACATGAACGTGGAGCCAAGAACACGTCCTCATGTGTTCTTCATGCTcaaacatgctgtgtgttttattttccatttgtcttCATCTATCCCTGGCTCTATCTAGTTCTCAAAGCTTTGCAGACGTGACCTTACCGCGGTGCCCTCCACGATGTCCCTCCACACGGGCTTGTCCCCGCTGCCCTCGCTGAAGTCGAGCAGGTTGTCCACCACCACCTGGCCGATCAGGTCGTGTCTGGAGAAGCGGTCGAAGTCGTACACGGAGAAATGCAGCTTCCTGGAATGTAGCTCATTCAGCGGCACGCCGAACTGAAATGTCTCGTTGAACACGGGGTTTAAGGTCTTTCTGTGAACCTGACGGAGACGAGACAAGACAACACATCACATAATGGtgaacagcagcatcacactcAGGGGGCATCTGCTGGTAGGTGAGGGGGGGTGTTACGGCATTTTGGGGTCAGACTCCGTAATTGTCCGACATACACACCAAATCTTTATCTCAGCTGACATTAACCAGAAGGTTTAATGGTCTGAGGGGTTTTCACGTTATCACGTTCCCTCCAGGTTCTCCTTCTCTTTAGGTTAATTAGTGGCTCTAATTATCATGTAGATGTGAATATAAATGGTGGATTCAGGCTGGGGGGGGCTTGCCCTCCCTAGTATCGACCGGGATTGGCTCCTTTGGTGGCAGCACAGCACAGCTGGATAAATATCTTTCCTCACTATTTCTTTTCCGCTGAACTTTAACtggagcatttttattttgctcgTTGTTTGTTGATGATCAGATGATGTCAAGATGTTCCATTccaattttaaagcaaaaacttAGCCCAACACTTCCCATGATTACAttaaaatgtgagaaatgtttcacttttcttctaAATATCGACATCGCCAACATGTTTCCTGTCTTATTGTACAGTCatattatttttcctcttattCCTCTCAGCCTCTGTCGTACTTTCATATATTGATAATGAATAACGACACATTCATGTGATGTAATCAGAAGTGTTGCCACGTTTCCTTTATGGTCAGGctccagtttgtttgtttttattttgcctcGACAGCTCTGAGCTGCACTTTCCTCAAAACCCAAGAAGCGCCACTTGCTGTTTGACAAGACTCATTTCTGAGACGCATCCGCAATCCTCAAAGATTCTTGTaattttctggttttctgtccACCACCACTGTTTCATgtgcctttttatttcctccgcAAAACACTGAGGAATCACAAACTGCCGTCAAATGAGGAGTTTTTCAAAGTTTGTCATGTCACTTTAATCTGCGACTCACATTTAGCTTCAAGGGGTTAAAGTCTGACTCCTGAAAACAGCACAGAGACGCAGCCGGCCATGACGCTTTCCTCTGTCGAATATTTTTTTGCCATCTTTGAGCTCGGGTTTTATGGTGAGCGTAGtttctttctgccattttactggaaataaaatgaaaacattaaaggcGTTGCTTCGTGAaacccgtttttttttttttttttgaatataAGAGCTTTGATTAACTGCCTGTGGAATGAATCATCTTGTGCTGGAAGGAGCAAAACAACCTTTACTATTGTGGGTAAATGTCATGAATCAGTATTTCAAATTGAGTGATCTATATTCAtttacaaaaaaggaaagaaaaacaagacagccAGATACGGAGTAATCCAAATGGGGCTTTGATTAATAGTGCAGCCGAATCGTCCTTGGGCGACATAATTAACCTCGATGACACCGGCCGACCTTGTTCCTCAGCCGGGGGGAGAAAAGTACATTAAACCTTTTCTTGCGAGCTCAAATCAGATCTCCTCAAATGAAATAACTGAATTTCCAAGCTGTTCCCAGACATTCCTGAGGTCTGCAGCGACCTTTAGGAAGACCTGTGTTGACTTCCTAAACCAGTCCACCTTCTCTGTGACTCAGTGTTGTTTCCTGCCTCCCCCAGCAAGTCAAGCCAACCGGATCACTTTCGACGGCCTTGATGGGAAGGGAGCTGCTGTAATTTCCCATTCATCGCATCCTCGTGGCGTGAGCAACTTTTTCTGTATTTGGCTTCAATCCCCaccataaaatattttgtttttggtggaTGGATCTTGTCGCCGTCAAATCATTTGAAGTAAATACTGTTATGCAATAAATCCTGTGATAattaaaatgtgacacacaCTAGATTTTTCCAAATCCAGCTTCTTCTACCACATAAATCATCTGTCACTCTGGCTTATTAGCGCTTGATGATTACTTGTTAGTTTTGGATTAAACGGCAGCTGACGGAGACGGCGAGCGTTTGGAGACCAGGAACACAAAACACCCAGCATTTCCTCGTAGCTGacgtctgcctctctctttagAAAGCAGTTGGACGGATAAAATTGTGGCAAAATATGAGTGGTGTAAAAACTATGTTAGTGAGGATGTGATTGAAATTACAAAAATCATCTACTCTCTAAATAAAAGAGGAGCCTGTATTATGCAAATGACAGAAGCATTCACACTTCAATGCCTGAAAGGGCTTTTGTGATATACAGGAGACAGTTACACAAAGACAAtgatggggaggaggggggcacCAAAAGGGAGCGATTTCAAACTCTGGTAGCGTTgctcacacttttttttttttttttttaaatggggcTCTACTATCAATTCTGGCCCTTTTTAGCTTCAGAGTTTCCCCTGTTTTATTCCGTCTGTAGAAAACTACTGGTGGTATTTATGGGTATACAACAGCACAAATTCACATTTGTGAGGCCACTGAGCTCGTAAGTCTTGAGCTTctctgcagagaaaataaattagagCAGAGgaggtttcttttcttttcttttctttttttttttgagatctAATGGTAGATTTCCTGGTACAGATCACCCTGAGACATCCTCAAATATTGACTGGACTGTCCTCAAATGGCCAGAATAACACAAATGAGTTGAGTAGCAGCTGCTTACAATAGTCTGAGGCACATTATCTTGAATAAATTATGTCccagattagattagattacaTTAGTGAACCTGTAATGATTCcccatgaggaggaggagcagcagggatcaggcgggggggggggatgagTCAGCGCTGAAGacgctgaaaataaatgaaggtTTTTTAGTGAAGATACAGGTGAGTGTTTGGGAGCGGGAGGCACCTTGGTCTGgaatttcttcttcctgtctggCAGTAGGTAGATCTTCACGTACGGGTCGGAGAAGCCGTTGGCGTCCTTCGCTGGCAGGTCCAAAGCTTTCAGGATCTTCACAACCAGCTGCTCCGtgctgagacacaaacacacacacacacacatatatttatagATATAAATCTGTATTTATAGCACACTCTTATGGACACATGCTCATAAAAAGTCCAGACAAGATCAGCCCACGCTCCCAAACACCTGAGCAGGCTTTAATGGTGGGGGCagctctgtgtctctggagcTCAGAGGAACCAGaatagagtgtgtgtgtgtgtgtgtgtgtgtgtgtgtgtcatcagtgCAGCTGTTCCACGGCTGCCCTATAAGCGATCTTATATGTAAGGACAGATGTGCAGCCAGTGAGTCGGAGTCTGGCCGAAGCTGAGCTCATTAATAATCCTTAACATGCGACCCAACAGATCTGTAAACGCAGGAACAGAGCCGACCAACTGCAGTCAATCAACAGAAACTTTAATCTACTTCACCATCAATTTGTCCCTCTGCTCACTTTAAAGCCACAAAGCGATTGTGTCTTTCTCTATCTGGGTTTTAACTAATCAGGACAGAATAAGAAGATTAAGGCTGATAACGGGATTAATCTATAACAGaaataatcattagttgcagCCTTGCATAAAATGTGAAAGCAAAAGCTTCGGCATCTGGCTGATATTGTTTGTGGGGTTTAATCAATACTGTGTGAATCTGTGGCTGTTAATCTGAGAGTCTGGGATCaccagtgaaaataaaagactgCAGCAcgaaatcatttttaatttggaggatttttttcaacatctttataaaaaaatctgaaataatctACGAGCTGAGGGTCACAGGTTCAAAATAAACATCAGGTCATTGTTTAATTTACCAAAAGGCAAAGTCAATGATGGTCGACAATAACTGGAgctaaatgataaaaaataagaatTCCTCCATTATTCAGAATTAAGATGATCATTTGGTCCCTTTAATGCAAAGTGACTTTGAATGTCCTGTCCAAAGTTTACGAtcgtaaaagagaaaaaattcaagatttggcagatttttttatttatttcttttttgtatctTTGGTACTCAATCATGGAAACAGATAGCTGATATATGAACATTGTGTATTTTATCAACACTTTTCTAGTCTTAACCATTTCGAAATGAAACCATTCATGACATAACTGTTTTGTGCTGTGAGATGACTAAACACTGATATAATATGGGGAAATCAGGAGCATTGTTGACCTTtaaggcagacacacactcacagatgcaCATGCATCCACTGCAGCCGGGCTCCCTttgtcatgcacacacatctttACATCCGAACGCTCCGTCCACAGTCGTGGCTGCGTCTCACGCACCGTTTATTATGGATTTAAttagcagatgaagatgaagacggCTCGAAGGCCTTTAATCAGCCCTCGTTAGACTGTGTCTCCCCGTGTTAACCAGCGTGTCAGCACTTCATTAGCTGCTTTGGTGGAGCGGCGTGAACTTGGGGGCAAAGGAGGGACCAGCAGGGCAAACGGCAGCACTGACCCCACCAGTGCTGATGTCCTCCGTCcgcctgctgtgtgtgtcccaATCACAAAAAAGACAAGCGGCTCGGCTGCTTGGCCGCGTCCAATCAGGACATATGTTTACCTCTGTATCATGTCCAATTAAGGCAATTGCATAAACATGCCCTCTCTCTGCAATCACATCGAATCAGGGAAATGATATACAGAGCAGGCCGCGGTAGGAAATTACATTTCCAGCTCTGccagatacatttttttaatgagaaaacacTGACCAATTCAAATATGCGTCTAATGATCATTTAGTCCAGTGTGATTTTGTGACATGCTGCTGGTAGAGTCTGCAGTCGGGGATGAACCAGTGCGCTTCATGGCAGAGCTGAGATGTACAATAATTGGAAACGACaggaagcaaaaaacaaacaaacataaagaagCCGATAAGCACCACTCCCCTCATCTCTTTCCTGCGTCGCTTGTTTGTTGCACAGACACGGTTACAGACTCTCCTGTGCTCACGTGTCTTATTACAGAACAAGACATGAGTCTGAACTGACACCAAGGTTTTTACACAATCCCCGGGGCGTGCTGCAGAGAATATACCTATTACTGCTCGGGCAGAGAGCGAAATTCACGGCCTTACTCCTGGCAGACAAAGCCCTGAAAGCTAGCTGCTTCTCCCATGGTGGGAAAGTGTTGGCTTTTAATGGGACTGTCAATAGAAAGGCCGTTCCCGAAGGATCTGAGGAAGATTGACATTGTTGTTCTGACTGTTACTCTCCAAACAGCAGGGGTGTAACACATTAACATACCAATCTTATCTCAGCTGCGGCGCTAACACACTTCTCCgcacacatgcccacacactTGCCTCGCAGCTACATTTCTAACCTCTCGTCTTTACTCCTCAGTCACTCCCTCCATCATACTCCGGCTTCCCTCCGGCGTAATGACAGGCGACTACATAAATTATCCTATGACTTTATAAATCGGGGCAAAAGGGGCACATCCAGCTCCCCTGCTAATTCCCTGTATCTGTAACTCTCCAGCTGCAGCGCGTTCTGGCATGATTATGTGGTGACAGGGGCTGCTGTTTAAAGTGGCTCAGCATATATAATTCATGACTGAAACAGCCCCTcgctccttttcttttctgaccATCAGCACTTTCAGCCGTTGTAATGTTTCTATATGTCAGGCAGAAACAGGAGGCGGTGGGGtcgtgtggggggggggggggggtgattctCTGCCAGCTGAGACATGCAGCGAGAAACACAAAATTTGCCACGCACCGAAAATAAGCTTACGGTACctacacaaatcaaatcaaatttataaatAAGGTGCCaagtcataacaaagttacatcaaggcactttgcgCACAGAGCAGGTCTCAACCAAACTATTTATGGAGTTGTTGAGGAGGCCCAACATGTCCCTCAGAAGGCAGAGACCTCGGGCAGAACCGGGCTCGGGGGGGCAGtcagagacacagcagagcaTCCTTCGCCGCCTGACACCCACCAATTACACACTTAGACCCAAATTCTCCGGCTGAGAACGTTCAAAGGAACCAAATGAAACTAAATACAGCAATCTGTGCCACACTGCTTAATCACTTACATTTAATGGAAACACCTTCTTATGCTGAAACATTCATATTTCAGCATTATCATAAACAAACAAGACCACCATTGAGCCACATCCGAGGACTAGCCTGGTGCTTTTCACAATTTTGAGTAAATCTGATGCTCACTGGGAATTTTCTACTCAgagtttccttttctttttggatcTACGGAGGAGGCTGAACTTGTTGAGACATTTCCCACCAAGCACCTTCATAAGGACAGGCTGGATCTGCTCGAAGCTTTCTGACTTTGTGTTCGCAGAACTTTTCACCCACTGCCGCGATCAAAGCGGTGCAGAGACAGACCTATTCACCGGAGACGTGCAAAAACTGTAGTAGAGCGGATGCACCCGGTGTTGAATTCATCAGACAGAGTTCAGATTTAAATTCTCCGTACGCTGCGCTGCCATCGAAGAAGCCTCCGAGTGAAGAgcgctgtgttttcttttttgtgcacAACACAACTGTATGGATGACGgtgaaaaaatatttagctCTTTAAGTTGAAAGTGCATAAAAACGCAGAGGTGCACGCTCACTACGTCTCCCAGGGTCCATTTCAGCAAGGAGAATCCAATGACAGGGCCTAAAGCTTCCTCCTTCAGCTGGGAAAGTGTTCTGAGGAGGCGGGAAAAGGCGGCCATCATGGTCGCATCTCATATGAGCATTGTGATGCCGCACAAATCACAGAAAGAAGGAGTAATTCAAACTGCTGGACCAATAAAGGCTCCTACGTTATCTATGACAACTGACTTCAGTGACATTAACctaatgttagcatttagctcagaACACAACCTCGTAGAGATGTTAATTTTAACTgaactaaattaaactaataTGACATCAAGCATGTGTTTACACTATGTGtttaaaataactgaataaactgaataCTGAATACTTGGCCAGTAAAGCTAATGCTCAAGCACGATCAGCGTAGCTAGCATGATTATGAACTTAAGTTTGGTTATATCagttaaattcagttttaacTAAAGTAAAGGATGCCGGTTAGCATGCTACTTTACCTcaagaaagatggacagagcaGCTAGCTTGGCTGTGGAGTGGTGCTTCATGTGTAACTATGTTTTGTGAGTCCACCTCCACATAGAATAAAGTTTGCGTTGCACGCTTGCATCTTTCACGTGCCTTTTTGCACACGGACCGGTCCGCATCGCTCGGCCTGTTAGATCACCTGCTGACGACATAACAGCCTCATTCTTCTCCGGTGAACTTTATACCTCCAAATTATTTCTGGTGATGATTTATTAATCTTGACATTCACCAGTTTTTTACATAAGAGGGCGCCGGCAGGTAGCTTGTGTGTAAACCTACTTGAAGGCGTAGCGTAGGAGGAAGCTGATCTTGCCGCAGTGTTCTCCCTGTTTGCCTTCGCCCTGGTCGCCTTTGGGCCTGTACAGCTCCGGTTTGATCTGCCCGATGCAGGTCACCTGCTCCTTCTCCTCGCCGTGGAAATCAGGGCTGGAGAGCTGGTGAGTCATTGGCTTCGGCCTAAACGAACACACAAGAGCTCACATACACAGTCTGCCGTCCAGCAGTTTAAACCAGCAGCAGGTAAACCACCGCACCACCTGCATGCACTGAAGTGTTGTCTAATTAAGGCTGGTTGTGTAGTGAGCGTGCAACTGtacaaaccacaaaaacacagcattaaATCTGCTGCATGAAGACAATGGTGAAGACAGATGATAGAGAGTAAACTAACACAGAGAGGTTCAAAAAGTGCTCATTCGGGGGAAACAAGATTAAAGCTAACATTGTTTTTATCAGCAGGCTCTCTAAAACTGCTTCTTTTATGTAATCTTCTTCCGTTTCACTTTAATGATCACTTGCTGGAGGTCTAGTTTACCGGACCAGAGTGAACTCAGTTGCCGGCTCGGTACTGACCGTGGGGTGACCTGCTGCTGGGAATGAGCGTTGGGCAGGTCTTTATGGGGCTGAGCTCCGCCCTCCGAGTTTGGGACATCTGGGGACGTCTGGCTGAGCTTCAGAGTCCctaacagagacagaaaacgtTATTCATGCTGCTGGAGTCCTGCAGCtctataagtgtgtgtgtctttctgcagaGCATTGATCCCATTGATTGGATCTATTGATCAAACAGACGGTGATttaacagcagagaggagggaagagttGATCAGACAGTTTCACAACGGTGGAACATGAGCCAGCATGAAAGACCAACAGCACAGagatgtgaaaacaacacacatccaGCTGCAATAAAGACGGCCAGCAAACATTTAGTGAATTATGACAAACAACCTGCACTGGAGCTGACAGCCAGCGTAAATACACAACGAACACTGCAGCCTGTACTGACGTCTGcttaaaaagtcattttattGTCCTAATCGCTTGTTGTTGCACTTGTGTGACCATTTCCAGtgtaaaacagcagaaaaaaatagaaattgtcagttattttatgaaaaacttttttttttggtccaaacTGTCGCACAAAGCCCAAATAGCACCGTTGACGACGAAAGCAGCTGATTCTCACATTTTAGAAGCTACGCTGGTCAAATGTTTGGCGTTTAGTCTCAAAAAAGGATTTGAAACAGTGaactgatgataaaaaaaatagctaTCATCTGATGCAAGCCTGATTGTGAGATGTAATTGTTTTGTcgtaaaaaaaacccacacagaatTACACGCCAGCTTTGCAGCTTTTGAGCAGATTTTCATGGCGCATTtagtgtttggtttggtttcactgCTCACATCAACtttgtttccagcagcagcagcagcagcaggcagccgCTTTCTGCTAACAAGCTCTGATACAACTGACCGCTGAAGAAAGCCCAAaaacaaagggggggggggggggtttattcATCAGGTGGCCAGAAAGATGACTCTGAAGCTCTGCTGGTTTCACACGTTATCCCAAACAGCCTTATAAGGCTTATATATTACACAACAGTCTGAGTGTTCACCGCAACATGCTGACAAAAAGTGATTTATGCAGCTTTAAGGGAATAAACAAATTAATCCTTTAATGAAAATGTAGGCAATATGTGTTGTAATTAAAACTTCCACTAAAAGATCAgcctaactttttttttaatactgtaTAACTAAGTGTCTGAAATAAGAGAACAGGACAGTAAGATGAAAAGGTAATATTCTTTGAATGTGGCTCTACTGAAAGAAATCCCATTTATATGTAGAATAATGGTCAGCATTCATCAAACTGGTGCAGCACAGACGAATTACTTTCACTGTCTGCAggtaaatgtattaaattcaGTTTATTAACCGAGATGTCGCATTGCTCTTACAGTTCGACTGGGATTAAGAATGTCCAATGTCTTCTCTCACCAGCGTTGTTGGGGTAGGAGTCCATGTCCAGGTAGGAGTGCTCCTGAGTCTCGTGTGGCCCCCCTACCACACCTCCTACGTCGCCCCTCTCGAGCCCCACCAGGTCAGAGAAATGGGGCTGGCCCTGCTGGCCCAGCGTGGGGTAGAGCGAGGACGATGACTGGCCCTCCTTCCTCTGAAGCAAGGGGGGCAAGAGCGACGAGCCCCCGGCACCTCCCAGGTTTCCGACGCCGGCGCTTCCTGGGAGCAGCCCCAACGTCAGACCCAGGCCTCCGCCCTCCTTGTCCCGCCATGGCAGCCAGCAGAGCTTCCACGAGACgaagagagagacggagaggaggaCGATGCCGCAGAACGTCACTATGACCGACAGCAGGCTGACGGAGATCTCTACGGTGAGGAAGGTAAAGACAGAAAGCACAGGAGagcttcatcatcaccacaTTTACTGAGGGAGTCATTGGACTCACAGTTAATCCTGAAGAGGGCATGAATGTGTGCTCCAAATGTCAAGGCGATCCACTAAAACAGCACAAACCCAAAGCTCGAGTTGGTGCAACAGGAGAAAATCAACAGACCACCAAAGGACTCTATAAacaccaaaaataaatgatggtCACAGCAACGCTAGCAAAGCGTGCTGGAAAACAACTAGCTAATAGCACTAACACGTGATGAATGCACCCGACAAATCAACCATAAACACACAATCCACACAAGTCTCAGCAGCACGAAGCACGAGAAACAGA is part of the Echeneis naucrates chromosome 8, fEcheNa1.1, whole genome shotgun sequence genome and harbors:
- the syt3 gene encoding synaptotagmin-C isoform X3: MSGDWDEDLCKKALVLVEELCFNSPRGYSQSERCEEFSYLLRGRNRHLDTEISVSLLSVIVTFCGIVLLSVSLFVSWKLCWLPWRDKEGGGLGLTLGLLPGSAGVGNLGGAGGSSLLPPLLQRKEGQSSSSLYPTLGQQGQPHFSDLVGLERGDVGGVVGGPHETQEHSYLDMDSYPNNAGTLKLSQTSPDVPNSEGGAQPHKDLPNAHSQQQVTPRPKPMTHQLSSPDFHGEEKEQVTCIGQIKPELYRPKGDQGEGKQGEHCGKISFLLRYAFNTEQLVVKILKALDLPAKDANGFSDPYVKIYLLPDRKKKFQTKVHRKTLNPVFNETFQFGVPLNELHSRKLHFSVYDFDRFSRHDLIGQVVVDNLLDFSEGSGDKPVWRDIVEGTAEKADLGELNFSLCYLPTAGRLTATIIKATNLKAMDLTGFSGKSYWYICVEACILPEASHRGGQSSLRLKLPLRMRWFKPLRNMD
- the syt3 gene encoding synaptotagmin-C isoform X2 is translated as MSGDWDEDLCKKALVLVEELCFNSPRGYSQSERCEEFSYLLRGRNRHLDTEISVSLLSVIVTFCGIVLLSVSLFVSWKLCWLPWRDKEGGGLGLTLGLLPGSAGVGNLGGAGGSSLLPPLLQRKEGQSSSSLYPTLGQQGQPHFSDLVGLERGDVGGVVGGPHETQEHSYLDMDSYPNNAGTLKLSQTSPDVPNSEGGAQPHKDLPNAHSQQQVTPRPKPMTHQLSSPDFHGEEKEQVTCIGQIKPELYRPKGDQGEGKQGEHCGKISFLLRYAFNTEQLVVKILKALDLPAKDANGFSDPYVKIYLLPDRKKKFQTKVHRKTLNPVFNETFQFGVPLNELHSRKLHFSVYDFDRFSRHDLIGQVVVDNLLDFSEGSGDKPVWRDIVEGTAEKADLGELNFSLCYLPTAGRLTATIIKATNLKAMDLTGFSGKSYWYICVEACILPEASHRGGQSSLRLKLSLSSLQFQTFLSFFSSVNILSIKERETQRHR
- the syt3 gene encoding synaptotagmin-C isoform X1, whose translation is MSGDWDEDLCKKALVLVEELCFNSPRGYSQSERCEEFSYLLRGRNRHLDTEISVSLLSVIVTFCGIVLLSVSLFVSWKLCWLPWRDKEGGGLGLTLGLLPGSAGVGNLGGAGGSSLLPPLLQRKEGQSSSSLYPTLGQQGQPHFSDLVGLERGDVGGVVGGPHETQEHSYLDMDSYPNNAGTLKLSQTSPDVPNSEGGAQPHKDLPNAHSQQQVTPRPKPMTHQLSSPDFHGEEKEQVTCIGQIKPELYRPKGDQGEGKQGEHCGKISFLLRYAFNTEQLVVKILKALDLPAKDANGFSDPYVKIYLLPDRKKKFQTKVHRKTLNPVFNETFQFGVPLNELHSRKLHFSVYDFDRFSRHDLIGQVVVDNLLDFSEGSGDKPVWRDIVEGTAEKADLGELNFSLCYLPTAGRLTATIIKATNLKAMDLTGFSDPYVKASLICDGRRLKKRKTSIKKNTLNPTYNEALVFDIPNENIESVSIIIAVMDYDCIGHNEVIGMCRVGSEADGPGREHWAAMLANPRKPIEHWHQLVEEKAIGTFVSKPASSPKPHIVVDSPHSD